The Xenorhabdus poinarii G6 nucleotide sequence CGTGGTAGAACAGCGTACCACCCTGGTTAATCAAATCCGGGCATTGCTTGTCGAACAGGGGATCGTTATCCCAGCAGGCATTCAGCAACTCCGGCACGCCCTGCCTGATATTCTGGAAGAGGGAAACAATGCCTTATCCTTTGTTCTGCGCCGCCTTCTCCATTCGTTGCAGGAAGATATGCAGCGATTTGATGTCCGTATTTACGACATGGATAAAGAAATTCAGGCCGTTTCAAGCCAGCAATCGGGTTATGCCCATTTACTGACCATTCCCGGTGTGGGGCCACTGATTGCCGCCGCTTTTGTCAGTGAAGTCAATGCAGAACAATTCCAAAATGGTCGTCAGCTTTCAGCCTGGTGTGGGCTGGTTCCACGCCAATACAGTTCTGGGGGAAAAAACCGTCTGTCTGGTATGACCAAACAGGGCAACCGTCACTTGCGAACGTTAATCATTCACGGTGCCCGTGCGGTGATGCGCTGTTGTCAAAAACGTGAGGATGTTCTGGGCGGATGGTTAAGAAAATTAATTGCCCGATGTGGCTTCATGAAGGCAACGGTCGCCTTGGCC carries:
- a CDS encoding IS110 family transposase, with the translated sequence MNIIKVVGIDLAKNVFQVCVWLTDNSIAWNKKVSRQKLLDTLRAFPPNTLIAMEACQGAHYWGRTLQAMGYAVRLIPTQYVKALCKNQKNDANDALAICETSCRPGIHFVPVKTVEQQDIKALRSARQLVVEQRTTLVNQIRALLVEQGIVIPAGIQQLRHALPDILEEGNNALSFVLRRLLHSLQEDMQRFDVRIYDMDKEIQAVSSQQSGYAHLLTIPGVGPLIAAAFVSEVNAEQFQNGRQLSAWCGLVPRQYSSGGKNRLSGMTKQGNRHLRTLIIHGARAVMRCCQKREDVLGGWLRKLIARCGFMKATVALANKLVRIIWRILKDDVDFMMKKAVN